In a genomic window of Leifsonia xyli subsp. cynodontis DSM 46306:
- a CDS encoding TetR family transcriptional regulator codes for MALATVFMGGLSTAGAAAPVSTPAAAASEKRTLGCGAGVVQLSWESATPVRLVVYAGNTTEAAGDDATPAETGSRSYASDKHTLTWMFVDENRQAAQPESHAACAMFF; via the coding sequence ATGGCGCTTGCGACCGTGTTCATGGGCGGCCTGAGCACCGCCGGCGCGGCAGCCCCCGTCTCGACCCCCGCGGCCGCCGCTAGCGAGAAGCGGACGCTGGGCTGCGGCGCTGGCGTCGTTCAGCTCTCCTGGGAGAGCGCGACACCCGTTCGGCTCGTGGTCTACGCCGGCAACACCACCGAGGCCGCCGGAGACGACGCCACCCCGGCCGAGACAGGCTCGCGCTCCTACGCCAGCGACAAGCACACGCTGACCTGGATGTTCGTGGACGAGAACAGACAGGCGGCGCAGCCCGAGAGCCACGCCGCCTGCGCGATGTTCTTCTAA